In Nocardioides conyzicola, one genomic interval encodes:
- a CDS encoding glycosyltransferase, which produces MSAQTVRRVLQRQIMPADRDLDVIPLYVDPDPAVLDADKYNVGGDKGAKELNKASLRQAVSSGTTVHPDQIVDRHAIRIEQGERLSFGSYFNAFPASYWRRWSIVQDVRLTVELTGRGASVTVYKSMANGRSQRVESAQVADGDASGAFAFELPLKPFADGGWYWYDVTAGDDDAVVTATWDAEVPADRAESGTVTVAITTMNRPDFCAKLVGQLGEDPLVLSLLDEVLVMEQGTQKVVDSTEFPAAEKAVQGKLRIIEQGNLGGSGGYARGQLEAVKAAVSTYVLCMDDDVVCEPEGILRAVTFGDLARRPTIVGGHMFSLYSRSRLHSFGEIIQSWRWWWMSPEHVLSEWDFAARNLRSTRWLHRRVDVDFNGWFMCLIPRQVLEDVGLSLPLFIKWDDSEFGVRAKAAGYPTVTFPGAAVWHVPWTDKNDALDWQAYFHQRNRLIAALLHSPYPHGGRVIRESLNHTIAHLVSMQYSTVELRQLAMEDVLAGPDGLHAQLGTRLGEVNALRKQYADAQLNSDPDAFPPVRRSKPSRRAHDELEVPSKRTQIITAGLMPLRQLRKPRPLSREFPEAEVAAMDAKWYRLARHDSAIVSMPDQTSAALYTRDPELFRDLVKRVTDLHLKLYRRWPELAAEYRSKLPEITSPEAWEETFRPWTEAEAADD; this is translated from the coding sequence ATGAGCGCCCAGACCGTACGCCGAGTCCTGCAGCGCCAGATCATGCCGGCCGACCGCGACCTCGACGTGATCCCGCTGTACGTCGACCCCGACCCCGCCGTACTGGACGCGGACAAGTACAACGTCGGCGGCGACAAGGGCGCCAAGGAGCTCAACAAGGCCTCGCTGCGCCAGGCCGTGAGCTCCGGCACGACCGTCCACCCCGACCAGATCGTCGACCGGCACGCGATCCGCATCGAGCAGGGCGAGCGGCTGTCCTTCGGCAGCTACTTCAACGCCTTCCCCGCGTCGTACTGGCGCCGGTGGAGCATCGTCCAGGACGTCCGCCTCACGGTCGAGCTCACCGGGCGGGGCGCCAGCGTCACGGTCTACAAGTCCATGGCCAACGGCCGCTCGCAGCGCGTCGAGTCGGCCCAGGTCGCCGACGGCGACGCCAGCGGAGCGTTCGCGTTCGAGCTGCCGCTGAAGCCCTTCGCCGACGGCGGTTGGTACTGGTACGACGTGACCGCGGGTGACGACGACGCCGTCGTGACGGCGACCTGGGACGCCGAGGTCCCCGCCGACCGCGCCGAGTCCGGCACCGTCACCGTCGCGATCACGACCATGAACCGCCCGGACTTCTGCGCCAAGCTCGTGGGCCAGCTGGGCGAGGACCCGCTCGTCCTGAGCCTGCTCGACGAGGTCCTGGTCATGGAGCAGGGCACCCAGAAGGTCGTCGACTCCACCGAGTTCCCCGCCGCCGAGAAGGCCGTGCAGGGCAAGCTCCGGATCATCGAGCAGGGCAACCTCGGCGGCTCCGGCGGCTACGCGCGCGGCCAGCTCGAGGCCGTCAAGGCCGCGGTGTCGACGTACGTGCTCTGCATGGACGACGACGTCGTCTGCGAGCCCGAGGGCATCCTGCGCGCCGTCACCTTCGGCGACCTCGCCCGCCGGCCGACGATCGTCGGCGGCCACATGTTCAGCCTCTACTCGCGATCGCGCCTGCACAGCTTCGGCGAGATCATCCAGTCGTGGCGCTGGTGGTGGATGTCGCCCGAGCACGTGCTGTCCGAGTGGGACTTCGCCGCCCGCAACCTGCGCTCGACGCGCTGGCTGCACCGCCGGGTGGACGTCGACTTCAACGGCTGGTTCATGTGCCTGATCCCGCGCCAGGTGCTGGAGGACGTCGGGCTCTCGCTGCCGCTCTTCATCAAGTGGGACGACAGCGAGTTCGGGGTCCGGGCCAAGGCCGCGGGCTACCCGACGGTGACGTTCCCGGGTGCGGCCGTCTGGCACGTCCCGTGGACCGACAAGAACGACGCGCTCGACTGGCAGGCCTACTTCCACCAGCGCAACCGGCTGATCGCCGCGCTGCTGCACTCGCCGTACCCCCACGGCGGACGGGTGATCCGCGAGAGCCTCAACCACACGATCGCGCACCTGGTGTCGATGCAGTACTCCACCGTCGAGCTGCGGCAGCTGGCCATGGAGGACGTCCTGGCTGGACCCGACGGGCTGCACGCCCAGCTGGGGACCCGGCTCGGCGAGGTCAACGCGCTGCGCAAGCAGTACGCCGACGCCCAGCTCAACTCCGACCCGGATGCCTTCCCGCCCGTGCGCAGGTCGAAGCCGTCGCGCCGGGCGCACGACGAGCTGGAGGTGCCGAGCAAGCGCACCCAGATCATCACCGCCGGGCTGATGCCGCTGCGCCAGCTGCGCAAGCCGCGGCCGCTGTCCCGGGAGTTCCCCGAGGCGGAGGTCGCCGCGATGGACGCCAAGTGGTACCGCCTGGCGCGGCACGACTCGGCGATCGTCTCGATGCCCGACCAGACGTCGGCCGCGCTCTACACTCGGGACCCGGAGCTGTTCCGCGACCTGGTGAAGCGGGTCACCGACCTGCACCTCAAGCTCTACCGCCGGTGGCCGGAGCTCGCCGCTGAGTATCGCTCGAAGCTGCCGGAGATCACGTCGCCCGAGGCGTGGGAGGAGACGTTCCGTCCGTGGACCGAAGCCGAGGCGGCCGATGACTGA
- the glf gene encoding UDP-galactopyranose mutase has product MSAPDLVVVGSGFFGLTIAERCASELGLKVLVLERRHHLGGNAYSEFDEETGIEVHVYGTHLFHTSNKKVWDYVTRFTDFTGYQHRVFAKYQGQVYSFPMNLGLINQFFGKSHTPDEARALIAEQSSEIATQDATNLEEKAISLIGRPLYEAFVKGYTAKQWQTDPKELSADIITRLPVRYTFDNRYFNDTYEGLPVDGYTAWLERMADHANIEVRVDTDFFDVVDDYKGKVPIVYTGPVDEYFGNSEGRLSWRTIDLERETLDVDDFQGTGVVNANDEDLPYTRTLEFKHLHPERTYLPGKTVVVHEYSRFAEEGDEPYYPVNTAEDRAKLLKYRELAKAEPMVLFGGRLGTYKYLDMHMAIGSALSMFDNKLRPHFAEGAPLTSGGVDE; this is encoded by the coding sequence GTGTCTGCCCCTGATCTCGTCGTCGTCGGCTCCGGCTTCTTCGGCCTCACCATCGCCGAGCGGTGCGCCAGCGAGCTCGGCCTCAAGGTCCTCGTGCTCGAGCGCCGCCACCACCTGGGGGGCAACGCCTACAGCGAGTTCGACGAGGAGACCGGCATCGAGGTGCACGTCTACGGGACGCACCTCTTCCACACCTCCAACAAGAAGGTCTGGGACTACGTCACCCGGTTCACCGACTTCACGGGCTACCAGCACCGGGTCTTCGCGAAGTACCAGGGCCAGGTCTACTCGTTCCCGATGAACCTCGGCCTGATCAACCAGTTCTTCGGCAAGAGCCACACCCCCGACGAGGCGCGCGCGCTGATCGCCGAGCAGTCCAGCGAGATCGCCACCCAGGACGCGACCAACCTCGAGGAGAAGGCGATCAGCCTGATCGGCCGCCCGCTCTACGAGGCGTTCGTCAAGGGCTACACCGCCAAGCAGTGGCAGACCGACCCGAAGGAGCTGTCGGCCGACATCATCACGCGGCTGCCGGTGCGCTACACCTTCGACAACCGCTACTTCAACGACACCTACGAGGGCCTCCCGGTCGACGGGTACACCGCGTGGCTCGAGCGGATGGCGGACCACGCCAACATCGAGGTGCGGGTCGACACCGACTTCTTCGACGTCGTCGACGACTACAAGGGCAAGGTCCCGATCGTCTACACCGGGCCGGTCGACGAGTACTTCGGCAACTCCGAGGGGCGGCTGTCCTGGCGCACGATCGACCTCGAGCGCGAGACCCTCGACGTCGACGACTTCCAGGGCACCGGCGTGGTCAACGCCAACGACGAGGACCTGCCCTACACCCGGACGCTGGAGTTCAAGCACCTGCACCCGGAGCGCACCTACCTGCCGGGCAAGACCGTGGTGGTGCACGAGTACTCACGCTTCGCCGAGGAGGGCGACGAGCCCTACTACCCGGTCAACACCGCAGAGGACCGGGCCAAGCTGCTGAAGTACCGCGAGCTCGCGAAGGCCGAGCCGATGGTGCTCTTCGGCGGCCGGCTCGGCACCTACAAGTACCTCGACATGCACATGGCGATCGGCTCCGCCCTCTCCATGTTCGACAACAAGCTGCGGCCGCACTTCGCCGAAGGGGCGCCGCTGACGAGTGGAGGGGTCGACGAATGA
- a CDS encoding glycosyltransferase family 2 protein, producing the protein MTHETVAVVVVTYNRADLLERMLVGLGELERLPDSVIVVDNASTDHTSAVLGAARNPGLQVVRSEDNLGGAGGFHLGVRTAYRAGFDRIWLMDDDVVPAPDCLTVLMALDRDCLMAVREDTAGHLVEKAATHFDLRNPLTIRPKTRMVETDYGSRDRMPELVEVQNVAFEGFMIRRTVIDAVGLPDPSYFIFYDDVDFAIRARRAGFRIWAARDAVLVRQLPFDQQHDLSGWKGYYMYRNLFVVHLRYGENALVRRKPWLIAATVVLLSALRGRRAEADNVIRAMRDARGMRAVPTRSVD; encoded by the coding sequence GTGACGCACGAGACCGTCGCCGTCGTCGTCGTCACCTACAACCGTGCCGACCTCCTGGAGCGGATGCTGGTCGGCCTGGGCGAGCTCGAGCGGCTGCCCGACAGCGTGATCGTGGTCGACAACGCCAGCACCGACCACACCTCGGCCGTGCTCGGCGCCGCCCGCAACCCCGGCCTCCAGGTGGTCCGCTCCGAGGACAACCTCGGTGGGGCCGGCGGCTTCCACCTGGGCGTGCGGACGGCGTACCGGGCCGGCTTCGACCGGATCTGGCTGATGGACGACGACGTCGTGCCGGCGCCGGACTGCCTCACCGTGCTGATGGCGCTCGACCGGGACTGCCTGATGGCGGTCCGGGAGGACACCGCCGGTCACCTCGTCGAGAAGGCGGCGACCCACTTCGACCTGCGCAACCCGCTGACGATCCGGCCCAAGACGCGGATGGTCGAGACCGACTACGGCAGCCGGGACCGGATGCCCGAGCTGGTCGAGGTCCAGAACGTCGCCTTCGAGGGCTTCATGATCCGGCGCACCGTGATCGACGCGGTCGGGCTGCCCGACCCGTCGTACTTCATCTTCTACGACGACGTGGACTTCGCCATCCGCGCCCGACGGGCCGGCTTCCGGATCTGGGCGGCCCGCGACGCGGTGCTGGTCCGCCAGCTCCCGTTCGACCAGCAGCACGACCTGAGCGGGTGGAAGGGCTACTACATGTACCGCAACCTGTTCGTCGTGCACCTCCGGTACGGCGAGAACGCGCTGGTGCGCCGCAAGCCCTGGCTGATCGCCGCGACGGTCGTGCTGCTCAGTGCGCTGCGGGGGAGACGGGCCGAGGCCGACAATGTGATCCGGGCCATGCGCGACGCGCGGGGAATGCGTGCCGTACCCACCAGATCCGTAGACTGA
- a CDS encoding glycosyltransferase family 2 protein codes for MPPADARVTAVVVTFNRLSLLQGLVERLEQVPELAEVLVVDNASTDGTGEWLATRGDRVLGRTLDENGGGARGFHDGLAWAVEREADLVWLMDDDGLPDPGCLARLLEEKDLDFWGPLVVDEAQPERLVFPIRLPGGTRVVHELADVRRAATAGRIDGIVIPFNGVLVTRELVQRIGLPRAEYFIWGDDHEYRLRAEAAGARIATVVDAQVRHPSVGSLGTPMMFGRTTYNHSPSDLKHYCMARNNLLNLREYKGWPHALAFVAKTAWFYTFTRPSPGRLAMSVRAMYDGLRGDFTGHRRYL; via the coding sequence GTGCCCCCTGCCGACGCCCGCGTGACCGCCGTGGTCGTCACGTTCAACCGGCTGTCGTTGCTCCAGGGGCTGGTCGAGCGGCTCGAGCAGGTCCCGGAGCTCGCCGAGGTCCTGGTCGTCGACAATGCCTCGACCGACGGCACGGGGGAGTGGCTCGCCACCCGGGGCGACCGCGTCCTCGGCCGCACGCTGGACGAGAACGGCGGCGGCGCCCGCGGCTTCCACGACGGCCTCGCGTGGGCCGTCGAGCGGGAGGCCGACCTGGTCTGGCTGATGGACGACGACGGGCTGCCCGACCCGGGCTGCCTGGCCCGGCTGCTCGAGGAGAAAGACCTCGACTTCTGGGGGCCGCTCGTCGTCGACGAGGCGCAGCCCGAGCGGCTGGTCTTCCCGATCCGGCTGCCGGGCGGCACCCGGGTCGTGCACGAGCTCGCCGACGTACGCCGCGCGGCAACCGCCGGGCGGATCGACGGCATCGTGATCCCGTTCAACGGGGTGCTGGTCACCCGCGAGCTGGTCCAGCGGATCGGCCTGCCCCGTGCCGAGTACTTCATCTGGGGCGACGACCACGAGTACCGCCTGCGTGCCGAGGCGGCCGGCGCCCGGATCGCGACCGTGGTCGACGCGCAGGTCCGGCACCCGTCGGTCGGCAGCCTCGGCACGCCGATGATGTTCGGGCGCACGACCTACAACCACAGCCCCAGCGACCTCAAGCACTACTGCATGGCGCGCAACAACCTGCTCAACCTCCGCGAGTACAAGGGCTGGCCGCACGCGCTGGCCTTCGTCGCCAAGACGGCCTGGTTCTACACGTTCACCCGCCCGAGCCCGGGTCGGCTCGCGATGAGCGTCCGCGCGATGTACGACGGGCTCCGCGGCGACTTCACCGGGCACCGGAGGTACCTGTGA
- a CDS encoding LCP family protein: MPPAPSPGSQASRFTPGERAARVRFRRAVALMLMTLVLPGSAQLVAGNRKVGRVALRIWAVLLLSVLTAAVVALVRPTTYLDLAFDPAALLLLRLLLTGLAIGWAYLFVDAWRLGQPLTLNMAHRRAAIGVNGVLCFSIAATLLFGAHMVGVQRDFVLAMSGDGQATSAHDGRYNVLLLGGDSGAGRWGLRPDSMTVASIDEDTGRTVLISLPRNMKNFPFVKGSVMREQFPDGFDADYLNGVSTWAGDNTELFPDSDNPGVDATIMAIEGITGLKINYWAMVNLRGFSDLVDAVGGVTLNVRQPIPVGGLGSDVTGYIKPGVRKLDGHDTLWFARARDDSDDYSRMARQKCVMGAMLQQISPQTAVRNFADIADASSAMVSTNIPSGEFSRFVQLAMKARSQKVSTLSLVPPMINTADPDIKLIRHKVAQAVDRAEGTASAGGSKAKKPKQGQSETITGGSLGSLSTGYAANSADDLGSAC, encoded by the coding sequence ATGCCGCCCGCACCTTCCCCCGGGTCGCAAGCCTCGCGCTTCACCCCCGGTGAGCGCGCCGCCCGCGTACGGTTCCGCCGGGCCGTCGCCCTGATGCTGATGACCCTCGTGCTGCCGGGCTCCGCGCAGCTCGTCGCCGGCAACCGCAAGGTCGGCCGCGTCGCGCTGCGGATCTGGGCGGTGCTGCTGCTCTCCGTCCTCACGGCCGCCGTCGTCGCCCTGGTGCGGCCGACGACGTACCTCGATCTCGCCTTCGACCCCGCCGCGCTGCTGCTGCTGCGGTTGCTGCTCACCGGGCTCGCCATCGGCTGGGCGTACCTCTTCGTCGACGCCTGGCGCCTCGGCCAGCCGCTCACGCTCAACATGGCGCACCGCCGGGCCGCGATCGGCGTCAACGGCGTGCTCTGCTTCTCGATCGCCGCCACGCTGCTCTTCGGCGCGCACATGGTCGGCGTCCAGCGCGACTTCGTCCTCGCGATGTCCGGCGACGGCCAGGCGACCAGCGCCCACGACGGCCGCTACAACGTGCTGCTGCTCGGCGGCGACTCCGGCGCCGGACGGTGGGGGCTGCGGCCCGACTCCATGACGGTCGCCAGCATCGACGAGGACACCGGCCGCACCGTGCTGATCTCGCTCCCGCGCAACATGAAGAACTTCCCCTTCGTGAAGGGGTCGGTGATGCGCGAGCAGTTCCCCGACGGCTTCGACGCCGACTACCTCAACGGCGTGAGCACCTGGGCCGGCGACAACACCGAGCTGTTCCCGGACTCCGACAACCCCGGCGTGGACGCGACGATCATGGCGATCGAGGGCATCACCGGCCTCAAGATCAACTACTGGGCGATGGTCAACCTGCGCGGCTTCAGCGACCTCGTCGACGCCGTCGGCGGCGTGACGCTCAACGTGCGCCAGCCGATCCCGGTCGGCGGCCTCGGCTCCGACGTCACCGGCTACATCAAGCCCGGCGTCCGCAAGCTCGACGGCCACGACACCCTCTGGTTCGCCCGGGCGCGCGACGACTCCGACGACTACTCGCGGATGGCACGCCAGAAGTGCGTGATGGGCGCGATGCTCCAGCAGATCAGCCCGCAGACGGCGGTCCGCAACTTCGCCGACATCGCCGACGCGAGCTCCGCCATGGTCTCGACCAACATCCCGTCCGGCGAGTTCTCACGCTTCGTGCAGCTGGCCATGAAGGCGCGCAGCCAGAAGGTCTCGACGCTGTCGCTGGTGCCGCCGATGATCAACACCGCCGACCCCGACATCAAGCTGATCCGGCACAAGGTCGCGCAGGCGGTCGACCGGGCCGAGGGCACCGCGTCCGCCGGCGGCAGCAAGGCGAAGAAGCCGAAGCAGGGACAGTCCGAGACCATCACCGGCGGCTCGCTCGGCTCGCTGAGCACCGGGTACGCCGCCAACTCGGCCGACGACCTGGGCAGTGCTTGCTAG
- a CDS encoding LCP family protein, with protein MNERPRGDGEPAEGTPEYHWLYGGGADPSKARPGEPRPDETRVMPAMSRPTSPPPAGTTSRPVPPQRSAGVPPTPPPVAPTPASQRAPRRRGPRFYLRIVLVLLLLWVAYLVAVPLIAWNKVDKVDFEPKGNRPADQPGTTYLMVGSDSRAGLTKEQRKEYATGNESGQRTDTIMLLHTGSGPNLLMSIPRDSIVDIPGHGSGKINAAYAYGGPKLLVRTIENETGIRVDEYAEVGLGGVVEMVDAVGGIEICPTFRMKDRLAGLNIKKGCQQADGRVALGYARSRHTDPRYGDITRAKHQREVVSAVGSEVMSPWTFINPFRYWGVMMAVPDTFTFGEGMSPFGAGRWALAMTRVNGDSGLTCGVPISDLAVHWDPDRSKRMFDYIKEDKTDDIPKGLCTPTGLPKSVTG; from the coding sequence ATGAACGAGCGTCCCCGCGGCGACGGCGAGCCCGCGGAGGGCACCCCGGAGTACCACTGGCTGTACGGCGGTGGCGCCGACCCCAGCAAGGCCCGTCCTGGTGAGCCCCGGCCCGACGAGACCCGGGTGATGCCGGCGATGTCCCGCCCCACCAGCCCGCCTCCGGCCGGCACCACCAGCCGGCCGGTCCCGCCGCAGCGCAGCGCCGGCGTACCCCCGACTCCTCCGCCGGTCGCGCCGACCCCGGCGAGCCAGCGGGCACCTCGCCGCCGCGGCCCCCGCTTCTACCTGCGCATCGTGCTGGTCCTGCTCCTGCTCTGGGTCGCCTACCTGGTCGCCGTTCCGCTGATCGCGTGGAACAAGGTCGACAAGGTCGACTTCGAGCCGAAGGGCAACCGTCCCGCCGACCAGCCGGGCACGACCTACCTCATGGTCGGCAGCGACTCCCGCGCCGGGCTGACCAAGGAGCAGCGCAAGGAGTACGCCACCGGCAACGAGTCGGGGCAGCGCACCGACACGATCATGCTGCTGCACACCGGCTCCGGACCCAACCTGCTGATGTCGATCCCGCGGGACTCGATCGTCGACATCCCCGGGCACGGCAGCGGCAAGATCAACGCCGCCTACGCGTACGGCGGGCCGAAGCTGCTGGTGCGGACCATCGAGAACGAGACCGGCATCCGAGTCGACGAGTACGCCGAGGTCGGCCTCGGCGGCGTCGTCGAAATGGTCGACGCGGTCGGCGGCATCGAGATCTGCCCGACGTTCCGGATGAAGGACCGCCTCGCGGGCCTGAACATCAAGAAGGGCTGCCAGCAGGCCGACGGCCGGGTGGCCCTGGGCTACGCACGCTCACGGCACACCGACCCCCGCTACGGCGACATCACCCGCGCCAAGCACCAGCGCGAGGTCGTCTCCGCAGTCGGCTCCGAGGTGATGTCGCCCTGGACGTTCATCAACCCGTTCCGCTACTGGGGCGTGATGATGGCGGTGCCGGACACGTTCACGTTCGGTGAGGGGATGTCGCCCTTCGGCGCGGGTCGCTGGGCGCTCGCGATGACCCGGGTCAACGGCGACAGCGGCCTGACCTGCGGGGTGCCGATCTCCGACCTCGCCGTGCACTGGGACCCGGACCGGTCGAAGCGGATGTTCGACTACATCAAGGAAGACAAGACGGACGACATCCCCAAGGGGCTCTGCACGCCGACGGGTCTCCCCAAGAGCGTGACGGGATGA
- a CDS encoding crotonase/enoyl-CoA hydratase family protein, which yields MTFETLQWEVDGDGVGTLTLHRPDQLNAFDLTMAAELERFFREDAWSDDVRAVVVTGAGRAFCAGMDLSADGNVFGLDESVQPSVADFRAAYDEAPYQDGVRDTGGKVTLAIHALPKPVIAAINGPAVGIGATMTLAMDLRLASTKARIGFVFGRLGIVPEAASSWFLPRIVGIQQALEWVYSADILTADQALAGRLVRSLHEPDDLVRDAQELARSFVVNRSPAALGLAKRLLYRNSAVADPLDAHLSDSLAMYWQSLGDGQEGVAAFLEKRAPSFTGSAADLPDVF from the coding sequence ATGACGTTCGAGACCCTCCAGTGGGAGGTCGACGGCGACGGCGTCGGCACGCTGACCCTGCACCGGCCCGACCAGCTCAACGCCTTCGACCTGACGATGGCCGCCGAGCTCGAGCGGTTCTTCCGCGAGGACGCGTGGTCCGACGACGTCCGCGCCGTCGTCGTGACCGGCGCCGGCCGGGCGTTCTGCGCCGGCATGGACCTCAGCGCCGACGGCAACGTCTTCGGCCTCGACGAGTCGGTGCAGCCGAGCGTCGCGGACTTCCGGGCGGCGTACGACGAGGCGCCGTACCAGGACGGCGTCCGCGACACCGGCGGCAAGGTGACCCTCGCGATCCACGCCCTGCCCAAGCCGGTGATCGCGGCCATCAACGGGCCCGCCGTCGGCATCGGCGCCACCATGACGCTCGCGATGGACCTCCGGCTGGCGTCGACGAAGGCCCGGATCGGCTTCGTCTTCGGTCGGCTCGGCATCGTGCCGGAGGCCGCGTCGAGCTGGTTCCTGCCGCGCATCGTCGGCATCCAGCAGGCACTCGAGTGGGTCTACTCGGCCGACATCCTCACCGCCGACCAGGCCCTCGCCGGCCGGCTGGTGCGCAGCCTGCACGAGCCGGACGACCTGGTGAGGGACGCCCAGGAGCTCGCCCGGTCGTTCGTGGTCAACCGCTCCCCCGCCGCCCTCGGCCTCGCCAAGCGGCTGCTCTACCGCAACAGCGCCGTCGCCGACCCGCTGGACGCGCACCTGTCCGACTCGCTCGCGATGTACTGGCAGTCGCTCGGCGACGGCCAGGAGGGCGTCGCCGCCTTCCTCGAGAAGCGGGCGCCGTCCTTCACCGGCTCGGCCGCCGACCTGCCCGACGTCTTCTGA
- a CDS encoding DUF1990 domain-containing protein, which produces MRIPCRVAYVVAEPDRAGFAYGTLPGHPESGEERFLLTRLSDGRITFTVTAFSRPATRLARAGGPLTRSIQDRVSRRYLRAADR; this is translated from the coding sequence GTGCGCATCCCGTGCCGGGTCGCGTACGTCGTGGCCGAGCCGGACCGGGCCGGGTTCGCCTACGGCACCCTGCCCGGGCACCCGGAGTCCGGCGAGGAGCGCTTCCTGCTGACCCGCCTCTCCGACGGGCGGATCACCTTCACGGTCACGGCGTTCTCCCGTCCCGCGACCCGGCTGGCCCGCGCCGGCGGCCCGCTCACCCGCAGCATCCAGGACCGCGTCAGCCGGCGCTACCTGCGCGCCGCCGATCGCTGA
- the paaK gene encoding phenylacetate--CoA ligase PaaK, with protein sequence MTGEVPSYDRDRLEALQLERLQATLRAAYDAVPHYRHAFDEAGVHPDDLVSLADLARFPFTAKADLRANYPFGMFAVPREQVVRVHASSGTTGKPTVVGYTQADIDTWAELMARSIRAMGGRPGDVVHVAYGYGLFTGGLGAHYGAERLGCTVVPIAGGMTERQVQLILDFGPRVIMSTPSYFLAILDEMDRQGVDPRSTSLEVGIFGAEPWTDDMRRTVEQRSGIRAVDLYGLSEVMGPGVSAESGETQDGLHVWEDHFLPEVVDPVTLEPVADGERGELVFTSLTKLAMPVIRYRTRDLTRLLPGTAYPTFRRMEKVTGRTDDMMIVRGVNVFPSQVEEQILAVEGLAPHYLCVLTRPGSLDELTVQVEAVEERYDEGLGARLEERIKQRIGVTARVEVLAPHALERSLGKAKRISDRRRAGSAG encoded by the coding sequence GTGACCGGAGAGGTCCCGTCGTACGACCGTGATCGCCTGGAGGCACTCCAGCTGGAGCGCCTCCAGGCGACGCTGCGCGCGGCGTACGACGCGGTCCCGCACTACCGCCACGCCTTCGACGAGGCGGGTGTGCACCCCGACGACCTGGTCTCGCTCGCCGACCTGGCCCGGTTCCCCTTCACCGCCAAGGCCGACCTGCGGGCCAACTACCCCTTCGGCATGTTCGCGGTGCCGCGCGAGCAGGTGGTGCGGGTCCATGCGTCGAGCGGGACGACCGGCAAGCCGACCGTCGTGGGCTACACCCAGGCCGACATCGACACCTGGGCGGAGCTGATGGCCCGCTCGATCCGGGCGATGGGCGGTCGGCCCGGCGACGTGGTCCACGTCGCCTACGGCTACGGGCTCTTCACCGGCGGGCTCGGCGCGCACTACGGCGCGGAGCGGCTCGGGTGCACGGTCGTGCCGATCGCCGGCGGGATGACCGAGCGGCAGGTCCAGCTGATCCTCGACTTCGGACCGCGGGTGATCATGTCGACGCCGTCGTACTTCCTGGCGATCCTGGACGAGATGGACCGCCAGGGCGTCGACCCGCGGAGCACCAGCCTCGAGGTGGGCATCTTCGGCGCCGAGCCGTGGACCGACGACATGCGACGGACCGTCGAGCAGCGCTCGGGCATCCGCGCCGTCGACCTCTACGGGCTGTCCGAGGTGATGGGGCCGGGCGTCTCGGCGGAGTCGGGGGAGACGCAGGACGGGCTGCACGTCTGGGAGGACCACTTCCTGCCCGAGGTCGTCGACCCGGTGACCCTCGAGCCGGTGGCGGACGGCGAGCGCGGCGAGCTGGTCTTCACCTCGCTGACCAAGCTGGCGATGCCGGTCATCCGCTACCGCACCCGCGACCTGACCCGGCTGCTGCCGGGCACGGCGTACCCGACCTTCCGGCGGATGGAGAAGGTCACCGGCCGCACCGACGACATGATGATCGTGCGCGGCGTCAACGTCTTCCCGTCGCAGGTCGAGGAGCAGATCCTCGCGGTCGAGGGCCTGGCACCGCACTACCTGTGCGTGCTGACCCGACCCGGGAGCCTCGACGAGCTGACCGTGCAGGTCGAGGCCGTCGAGGAGAGGTACGACGAGGGGCTGGGTGCGCGGCTCGAGGAGCGCATCAAGCAGCGGATCGGAGTCACGGCGCGGGTCGAGGTGCTGGCGCCGCACGCCCTCGAGCGCTCGCTGGGCAAGGCCAAGCGGATCAGCGATCGGCGGCGCGCAGGTAGCGCCGGCTGA